In Brevibacillus brevis NBRC 100599, a single genomic region encodes these proteins:
- the ruvC gene encoding crossover junction endodeoxyribonuclease RuvC, translating into MRILGIDPGIAIVGFGVVDKEGSQLRPVQYGSIQTEAGLPVPLRLKQIFEAMQSLLETYRPDEMSVEKLFFNKNVTTAFTVGQARGVIILAAELAGVPVYEYTPMQVKQAVTGYGGAEKKQIQEMTKLLLRLKEVPKPDDVADALGIAITHAQFRAFISISEGVKK; encoded by the coding sequence ATGCGCATTTTAGGAATTGACCCTGGCATTGCGATTGTTGGCTTCGGGGTTGTGGATAAAGAGGGCAGCCAATTGCGTCCCGTCCAATATGGAAGCATTCAAACAGAAGCTGGATTGCCAGTACCGCTTAGATTGAAACAGATTTTTGAGGCAATGCAGAGCCTTCTGGAAACCTATCGTCCCGATGAAATGTCCGTCGAAAAGCTTTTCTTTAATAAAAACGTGACGACGGCCTTTACAGTTGGTCAAGCGCGAGGGGTTATTATCCTTGCAGCAGAGCTGGCTGGTGTGCCGGTCTATGAATATACCCCGATGCAGGTCAAGCAAGCTGTGACTGGATACGGGGGAGCAGAGAAGAAGCAAATACAGGAAATGACGAAGCTCCTATTGCGGTTAAAAGAAGTACCAAAGCCTGACGACGTGGCGGACGCATTGGGCATTGCGATTACGCACGCACAGTTTCGAGCGTTCATTTCCATTTCGGAAGGGGTCAAGAAATGA
- the ruvA gene encoding Holliday junction branch migration protein RuvA yields MIDFVEGTLSYLDSEYIVIETGGIGYRLFCPNPYQFVRYEGNKTKLFTHHHVREDAILLYGFATRDERDLFRKLLDVSGIGPKGGLAILAAATPEQLVMAVQQENVTYLTKFPGIGKKTAQRIILDLKDKLVGYTPSAILTVAAGDLTAGEQAVSALNEALDALTALGYSDGELQKIRNTLSEKSKEGDGVEKLIKQGLALLMRG; encoded by the coding sequence ATGATTGATTTTGTAGAAGGTACACTTAGTTATCTCGATTCGGAATACATAGTTATCGAAACGGGTGGAATTGGTTATCGACTGTTTTGCCCAAACCCGTACCAATTCGTTCGGTATGAAGGCAACAAAACCAAATTGTTTACCCACCACCACGTGCGGGAAGATGCCATCCTGCTGTACGGCTTCGCTACCCGTGACGAACGCGATTTGTTCCGCAAGCTGCTCGATGTTAGCGGAATTGGTCCAAAGGGCGGATTGGCTATTCTGGCCGCTGCAACGCCTGAGCAGCTAGTGATGGCGGTTCAACAGGAGAATGTTACCTATTTGACGAAATTTCCGGGGATTGGGAAAAAGACGGCCCAACGCATTATCCTCGATTTGAAGGATAAATTGGTAGGGTACACACCATCTGCGATTTTGACTGTTGCAGCGGGTGATTTGACAGCAGGCGAGCAAGCTGTGTCTGCACTGAACGAAGCGCTCGATGCATTGACTGCACTGGGTTACTCTGATGGTGAACTGCAAAAAATCAGAAACACGCTGTCTGAGAAATCAAAAGAGGGCGATGGTGTAGAAAAGCTCATCAAACAAGGGCTTGCGTTGCTCATGAGGGGGTAG
- the ruvB gene encoding Holliday junction branch migration DNA helicase RuvB yields the protein MDSRIITTHMNWEEDAAELSLRPRYLNEYIGQQHVKENLKIFIEAAKMRKESLDHVLLYGPPGLGKTTLSQIIANELGVNIRTTSGPAIERPGDLAAILTNLQEGDVLFIDEIHRLNRSVEEVLYPAMEDFALDIIIGKGPSARSVRLDLPPFTLVGATTRAGMLSAPLRDRFGVVNRLEFYTVPELTFIVSRAADILQVVIREGGAEEIARRSRGTPRVANRLLKRVRDFAQVKGEGVITTEIAKEALERLQVDACGLDHIDHKLLLAIIDRFDGGPVGLDTIAATIGEESQTVEDVCEPYLMQIGFMQRTPRGRVLTPSAYQHFGREMKS from the coding sequence TTGGATTCTCGGATCATCACGACGCATATGAATTGGGAAGAAGATGCGGCGGAGCTGAGCCTCCGTCCTCGTTATTTAAACGAATACATCGGTCAGCAGCATGTGAAGGAAAACCTGAAAATTTTTATTGAAGCGGCCAAAATGCGGAAAGAGTCGTTGGACCACGTACTGCTGTACGGTCCTCCTGGTCTGGGGAAGACGACTCTGTCGCAAATTATTGCAAATGAGCTGGGTGTGAATATCCGCACGACTTCTGGTCCAGCAATTGAACGCCCCGGTGATTTGGCAGCGATTTTGACGAATTTGCAAGAAGGCGATGTCCTGTTTATTGACGAGATTCACAGACTGAACCGAAGCGTCGAGGAAGTTCTGTATCCGGCGATGGAGGATTTTGCGCTGGACATCATTATCGGTAAAGGGCCAAGCGCTCGCAGTGTTCGTTTGGATTTACCGCCATTTACACTAGTCGGGGCTACGACGCGGGCTGGAATGCTCTCCGCGCCGCTTCGAGATCGCTTTGGGGTTGTCAATCGCTTGGAATTCTATACTGTTCCGGAACTGACCTTTATCGTTTCACGGGCAGCCGACATCCTGCAGGTCGTCATTCGAGAAGGCGGGGCAGAGGAGATTGCCAGACGTTCACGGGGAACACCCCGGGTGGCAAACCGTTTGCTGAAGCGGGTTCGCGATTTTGCCCAAGTAAAAGGCGAAGGCGTCATTACGACAGAGATTGCCAAAGAAGCGCTGGAAAGATTGCAAGTAGATGCCTGCGGTCTCGATCATATTGACCACAAACTGTTGCTAGCGATTATTGATCGTTTTGACGGTGGGCCGGTTGGACTGGATACGATCGCAGCAACAATCGGAGAAGAGTCACAGACGGTGGAAGATGTTTGCGAGCCGTACCTCATGCAGATTGGCTTTATGCAGCGGACGCCACGGGGGCGTGTACTCACCCCAAGTGCGTACCAACACTTTGGTCGGGAGATGAAATCGTGA
- a CDS encoding DUF2905 domain-containing protein, which produces MNPVAKLLIIGGAALIVIGLLWQVGGRFLPLGRLPGDIVVEKENVKFYFPIVTCIVISIVLSLGMYLFRLFK; this is translated from the coding sequence GTGAATCCTGTAGCCAAGCTACTTATTATTGGTGGTGCTGCTTTAATCGTAATCGGTCTGTTGTGGCAGGTAGGAGGCAGATTTTTGCCGCTGGGACGTTTGCCGGGAGATATCGTGGTAGAAAAGGAAAACGTCAAATTCTACTTTCCGATTGTGACTTGTATTGTGATTAGCATCGTCCTGTCTCTTGGCATGTATCTATTTCGGTTGTTTAAATAA
- a CDS encoding SpoIID/LytB domain-containing protein produces the protein MDDMRKKWMGKVLSVGLLSVVLVGGHEPAQAAGDNIRVALFVDTGQGYRGVVPSVTLTAANGMEVVLNGPEGKTDLPELKGDAARYRVDEYHLIVAETGDWNRAQQIAQQLSQRKYEGSIQVAKRNGQTVYQVVSGTYDTYQAAANQAKTVAQAIGQNPLVKGPHRLEAGKFKSLKEAQEWQASFEAAGIPAYPVMVSEGDKVKYAVWIGDEVSPDALKELKRRANAAFPSFSYQEPDSHSYVILKQDVYGSSDEVIWKYVFSPQVKLTVEANKADDEAVIGVVEREQRTYRGEMELSEYNGHLTLVNELPMEEYLYGVVGSEMAPGWPIEALKTQAVLSRTRAVWQGNKYGVANVSDTVFEQAYYGYTKESDDVREAVDETEGEVIYYQGKPAESLFYSNAGGMTADGTEVWGNPVPYLRSVESKDTYPMDNASVWYRVALADGTSGYVRNDLVTETGQSNSAGQRMAVISTENTNLRSGPSTTTNRVLSVLPTGAEVTILSEVKEENAYSWTRGPFTATEIAAMINAAHDKNKAPRISGNVTSLKVTERGPSGRVIAMEANGKPIVVSSPDAFRSVFQQGGSPLRSTKFEVEKINGSQFIFRGTGFGHGLGVSQYGARAMAEEGYDYKDILQHYYQDVTIEK, from the coding sequence ATGGACGACATGAGAAAGAAATGGATGGGGAAAGTCCTTTCGGTGGGCCTGCTATCAGTAGTTCTCGTAGGAGGACATGAACCAGCGCAGGCAGCCGGCGACAATATTAGGGTTGCGCTATTTGTGGATACAGGACAAGGATATCGAGGAGTAGTTCCTTCCGTTACGCTAACTGCTGCAAATGGAATGGAGGTCGTGCTCAATGGACCCGAAGGCAAGACAGATTTACCCGAATTAAAGGGAGATGCAGCTCGTTACCGAGTTGATGAATATCATCTGATCGTTGCCGAAACAGGTGACTGGAATCGCGCACAGCAGATTGCACAGCAATTGAGCCAACGAAAATACGAGGGTTCGATCCAGGTGGCAAAACGTAACGGTCAGACCGTCTATCAGGTTGTAAGCGGAACGTACGACACGTATCAGGCTGCTGCGAATCAGGCAAAAACAGTTGCCCAAGCAATCGGGCAGAATCCGCTGGTAAAAGGCCCGCATCGACTCGAAGCGGGTAAATTCAAAAGCTTAAAGGAAGCGCAAGAATGGCAAGCGTCCTTTGAAGCAGCGGGTATTCCTGCTTATCCCGTGATGGTATCAGAGGGGGATAAAGTAAAGTATGCGGTTTGGATCGGTGATGAGGTTAGTCCTGATGCTTTGAAAGAATTGAAACGAAGAGCAAACGCTGCATTCCCTTCTTTCTCCTATCAGGAGCCAGACAGCCATTCATATGTTATATTGAAGCAGGATGTATACGGATCATCGGATGAAGTGATTTGGAAGTATGTATTCTCCCCTCAAGTTAAGCTGACCGTTGAAGCGAATAAAGCAGACGATGAAGCGGTGATTGGCGTTGTGGAACGAGAGCAGCGCACATATCGGGGTGAGATGGAGCTGTCGGAATACAATGGTCACTTGACGCTAGTAAATGAGCTTCCGATGGAAGAGTATCTGTATGGCGTCGTTGGCTCTGAAATGGCTCCAGGCTGGCCAATAGAAGCATTGAAAACGCAGGCAGTCCTGTCGAGAACTCGTGCTGTGTGGCAAGGCAATAAGTATGGTGTTGCCAATGTGTCCGATACGGTTTTCGAACAAGCGTATTATGGCTATACAAAAGAGTCTGATGATGTGCGTGAGGCCGTCGACGAGACGGAAGGCGAAGTCATTTACTACCAAGGCAAACCAGCCGAGTCGCTCTTCTATTCCAACGCAGGCGGTATGACAGCGGATGGCACAGAAGTATGGGGCAATCCCGTTCCTTATTTGCGATCTGTCGAGAGTAAAGACACCTATCCAATGGATAATGCAAGCGTATGGTATCGTGTGGCTTTAGCGGATGGTACGAGCGGCTATGTACGAAATGATCTGGTAACCGAAACAGGCCAGAGCAATTCAGCCGGACAAAGAATGGCGGTCATTTCGACCGAGAATACCAATTTGCGCTCGGGTCCAAGTACAACGACGAATCGGGTGTTGTCCGTACTCCCTACTGGTGCAGAGGTAACGATCCTCTCAGAAGTAAAAGAAGAAAATGCGTATTCGTGGACGCGTGGTCCGTTTACCGCTACAGAGATCGCAGCCATGATCAATGCGGCGCATGACAAGAACAAAGCTCCACGCATTTCAGGAAACGTAACGAGCCTGAAAGTGACAGAGCGCGGTCCATCTGGACGTGTGATCGCGATGGAAGCAAACGGGAAGCCAATCGTCGTTTCTTCACCGGATGCTTTCCGTTCTGTTTTTCAACAAGGTGGCTCCCCTCTTCGCAGCACGAAGTTTGAAGTAGAAAAGATCAATGGTTCGCAATTCATCTTCCGTGGTACTGGCTTTGGGCACGGACTTGGTGTTTCGCAATACGGAGCACGTGCGATGGCAGAGGAAGGGTATGACTACAAAGATATCTTGCAACACTACTACCAGGATGTGACAATCGAAAAGTAA
- the queA gene encoding tRNA preQ1(34) S-adenosylmethionine ribosyltransferase-isomerase QueA produces MDVQQFDFDLPEHLIAQHPLEDRTSSRLLVLEKQTGNIVHQQFTHLIDHLQAGDVLVMNDSRVLPARLIGEKTDTGAKIEILLLKSLGEDRWETLVKPGKRMKPGTEVVFGNGLLRCVCEDVTETGGRIVRFLYEGIFYEILDQLGSMPLPPYIHAQLEDSERYQTVYAKERGSAAAPTAGLHFTKPYLEQIAAKGVQLAYVTLHVGLGTFRPVSADSVEEHVMHAEYYEIPEETVELVNQAKAEGRRVIAVGTTSCRTLETVGRANGGKLVATSGWTDIFIYPGYTFSILDGLLTNFHLPKSTLVMLVSALAGKENVMRAYKRAVEEEYRFFSFGDAMLIL; encoded by the coding sequence GTGGACGTGCAACAATTTGATTTTGATTTGCCGGAGCATTTGATCGCCCAGCACCCGCTAGAAGACCGAACTTCATCGAGATTGCTCGTGTTAGAGAAACAAACAGGCAATATCGTTCATCAGCAATTTACCCATTTAATCGATCACCTCCAAGCAGGGGACGTACTCGTCATGAATGACAGCCGCGTTTTACCTGCCAGATTGATAGGGGAAAAGACTGACACTGGTGCGAAAATAGAAATCCTTTTGTTGAAATCACTTGGTGAGGATCGTTGGGAGACGCTGGTGAAGCCCGGGAAGCGGATGAAGCCGGGGACAGAAGTGGTTTTTGGTAACGGCCTTTTGCGTTGTGTTTGTGAAGACGTGACAGAGACAGGTGGACGAATCGTGCGCTTTTTGTACGAGGGAATCTTTTATGAGATTCTCGACCAATTAGGCTCGATGCCTTTACCTCCGTATATTCACGCGCAGCTGGAGGACAGCGAGCGTTACCAGACAGTCTATGCGAAGGAGCGCGGTTCAGCGGCAGCTCCGACAGCCGGGCTTCATTTCACAAAGCCATACTTGGAGCAAATCGCTGCCAAAGGGGTACAGCTGGCTTATGTGACACTGCATGTTGGACTTGGGACTTTTCGCCCTGTATCAGCGGATTCCGTGGAAGAGCATGTCATGCACGCGGAGTACTATGAGATTCCCGAAGAAACAGTAGAGCTGGTGAACCAGGCAAAAGCAGAAGGTAGAAGAGTAATCGCTGTCGGGACGACATCCTGCCGAACATTGGAGACAGTAGGGCGCGCGAATGGAGGAAAGCTGGTGGCAACCTCTGGTTGGACGGATATTTTCATTTATCCGGGCTACACGTTTTCCATCCTGGACGGGCTACTGACAAACTTCCACTTGCCAAAGTCTACGCTCGTCATGCTTGTGAGTGCATTGGCTGGAAAAGAGAATGTGATGCGTGCCTACAAAAGGGCTGTGGAAGAGGAGTATCGCTTCTTCAGTTTTGGCGATGCGATGCTAATTTTATAA
- the tgt gene encoding tRNA guanosine(34) transglycosylase Tgt has product MAVRYELIKTCKQTGARLGKLHTPHGTIDTPVFMPVGTQATVKTMSPEELKAIGAGIILSNTYHLFLRPGHEIVREAGGLHGFMNWDRAILTDSGGFQVFSLSNLRKITEEGVSFRSHLNGEKLFIGPEEATQIQNALGADIFMAFDECAPYPAEYDYVKKSMERTTRWAERCLKAHTRPNEQALFGIVQGGMFNDLRAQSARDLVSMDFPGYAIGGLSVGEPFPLMYEVLEHTVPLLPTSKARYLMGVGSPDALIEGAIRGIDMFDCVLPTRIARNGTCMTSQGRLVIRNAKYARDFTPLDPNCDCYTCKNYTRAYIRHLVKSEETFGIRLTTYHNLHFLVKLMEQVRQAIAEDRLQDFRDQFFAQYGLGEDRSF; this is encoded by the coding sequence TTGGCTGTACGCTACGAGTTAATCAAAACATGCAAACAAACTGGTGCACGTCTCGGTAAGCTACATACACCTCATGGGACGATTGACACCCCTGTCTTTATGCCTGTCGGTACACAAGCGACAGTAAAGACGATGAGCCCCGAGGAGTTAAAAGCGATTGGTGCGGGCATCATCCTCAGTAATACGTACCATTTGTTTCTTCGTCCAGGGCATGAAATTGTTCGCGAGGCAGGCGGACTGCACGGTTTTATGAATTGGGACCGTGCCATTCTGACTGATTCCGGCGGTTTTCAAGTATTTAGCCTTAGTAACCTCCGCAAGATCACGGAGGAAGGAGTATCCTTCCGTTCCCACCTAAACGGAGAGAAGCTGTTTATTGGTCCTGAAGAGGCGACACAGATTCAAAACGCGTTGGGTGCCGATATTTTCATGGCATTCGATGAGTGTGCTCCTTATCCTGCGGAGTACGATTACGTAAAAAAATCAATGGAGCGAACAACCCGCTGGGCAGAGCGTTGCCTGAAGGCGCATACTCGTCCAAACGAGCAAGCGCTGTTTGGGATCGTTCAAGGTGGAATGTTCAACGACTTGCGCGCACAAAGTGCACGAGATCTCGTTTCCATGGATTTCCCAGGATATGCGATCGGCGGTTTGAGCGTGGGAGAACCGTTTCCTTTGATGTACGAAGTGCTGGAGCATACTGTTCCGCTGCTTCCGACAAGCAAAGCCCGCTATTTGATGGGGGTTGGTTCACCAGATGCTCTTATCGAGGGAGCGATCCGCGGCATCGACATGTTTGATTGTGTGTTGCCGACAAGAATTGCCCGCAATGGGACATGCATGACAAGCCAGGGAAGACTGGTCATCCGTAATGCAAAATACGCGCGCGACTTTACCCCGCTTGATCCAAATTGCGATTGCTACACCTGCAAAAATTACACACGTGCTTACATCCGACACCTGGTCAAGTCGGAGGAAACCTTTGGTATCCGATTAACTACTTACCATAACCTGCACTTCTTGGTGAAGTTAATGGAACAGGTGCGTCAGGCGATTGCCGAAGACCGCTTGCAAGATTTCCGCGACCAGTTTTTCGCTCAATATGGATTGGGTGAAGATAGATCTTTTTAA
- the yajC gene encoding preprotein translocase subunit YajC — protein MDGLTQFLPIIIMFAIFYFLLIRPQQKKAKQRNAMLGALKKGDKIVTIGGVHGTIQELSDDTVTLRIAHNVNVTFDRGAINNVASSSNEPAKTELTKSEETKEESK, from the coding sequence ATGGATGGCTTGACTCAGTTTTTACCGATTATCATCATGTTTGCGATTTTTTACTTCTTGCTGATTCGTCCGCAACAAAAGAAGGCAAAACAACGCAACGCTATGCTTGGTGCTCTGAAAAAAGGCGACAAGATCGTAACAATCGGTGGAGTGCATGGAACAATCCAAGAACTGTCTGATGATACTGTTACGTTGCGGATTGCTCACAACGTAAACGTTACTTTCGATCGTGGAGCGATCAACAACGTAGCTTCTTCCAGCAACGAACCTGCTAAGACTGAACTAACGAAGAGCGAAGAAACAAAAGAAGAATCCAAATAA
- a CDS encoding TIGR04086 family membrane protein, protein MRSASTSVLTGLLYTTCLVLIGALLATLLLSFTSIREGTLPYFTYVINAIALLVGGYVTGRRCGGKGWYYGGLTGLTYFLFILLIGFLGFDAPMQWGTFLFLFGAFGVAALGGILGVNSANSNNKHKPKVIKPRR, encoded by the coding sequence GTGCGAAGTGCATCCACCTCTGTACTGACCGGTCTATTGTATACGACATGTCTTGTTTTAATTGGAGCGTTGCTCGCGACCCTGCTTCTTAGCTTCACCTCGATACGAGAAGGCACGCTGCCCTATTTTACGTACGTAATCAATGCCATTGCCCTCTTGGTCGGGGGATACGTTACTGGTCGACGTTGCGGCGGCAAGGGCTGGTATTATGGCGGACTTACCGGACTCACGTACTTCCTCTTCATTCTCTTGATTGGCTTCCTCGGCTTTGACGCCCCGATGCAATGGGGAACCTTCCTGTTCTTGTTCGGTGCTTTTGGAGTGGCTGCATTAGGTGGGATTCTCGGTGTGAATTCGGCAAATTCCAACAACAAGCATAAACCTAAAGTTATCAAGCCACGCCGCTAA
- the corA gene encoding magnesium/cobalt transporter CorA: MIKTYFYNHSEQKMFHDVDLATKDQWLKSPEDLLWIDLYDVGNNELPYIAKIFDFHPLAIEDCLHVSPRAKVDKYDDYYFFVFHALRYNEESDDEITTVELNVFLGPNYIVTIHKSPMNTIGRIAAMCHRNISYLNRGPDYLLYAIVDGITDEYFPIIDRISVRIDELEDEIYEHQMEEITEEFLALKRTIILIRRVIMPQKRIFANVNGRYSFDISEENVPFYTDLTDHLERISDSTETFRDLVNGALDTYYTIISAKTTETMRVLTIISTIILPLTFITGLFGMNTFAWLGEEAEPYMLIVALVIMLAMTFAMLHIFRKRKWL; encoded by the coding sequence TTGATCAAAACGTACTTTTATAACCACTCTGAACAGAAAATGTTTCACGACGTTGATCTGGCAACGAAGGATCAATGGCTGAAATCACCAGAGGATTTGCTCTGGATCGATCTGTATGATGTGGGAAACAATGAACTGCCCTATATTGCCAAGATTTTTGACTTTCACCCGCTGGCAATTGAGGACTGCCTGCACGTCAGTCCACGTGCCAAGGTAGACAAGTACGATGACTACTATTTCTTCGTTTTTCACGCCCTGCGTTACAATGAAGAAAGTGACGACGAGATCACAACGGTAGAACTGAACGTTTTTCTCGGCCCTAACTACATCGTGACGATCCACAAGTCCCCGATGAATACCATCGGTCGGATCGCTGCCATGTGTCACCGCAACATTTCTTACTTGAACAGAGGTCCTGACTATTTGCTTTATGCCATTGTAGACGGGATTACCGATGAATATTTTCCCATTATTGATCGGATTAGTGTGCGGATTGACGAGCTGGAGGACGAGATTTATGAACATCAGATGGAGGAAATTACCGAAGAGTTCCTGGCGTTGAAGCGAACGATTATTTTAATCAGGCGTGTGATCATGCCGCAAAAAAGAATTTTCGCGAACGTCAACGGCCGTTACTCCTTCGACATTTCCGAGGAAAACGTTCCGTTCTACACCGACCTAACAGACCACTTGGAACGGATCTCGGATTCAACGGAAACCTTCCGTGATCTGGTTAACGGTGCGTTGGATACGTACTACACCATCATTAGCGCCAAAACAACCGAGACGATGCGGGTTCTTACCATCATCTCCACAATCATCCTTCCGTTGACATTTATCACCGGACTATTCGGGATGAATACTTTCGCATGGCTGGGTGAAGAAGCAGAACCGTATATGCTGATCGTGGCACTCGTAATTATGCTAGCCATGACGTTTGCCATGCTTCACATTTTCCGCAAGAGAAAGTGGCTGTAA